The Meiothermus sp. CFH 77666 genome segment GGCAGCGCCAAGCACCTGCGCTACACGGTGCTGCCCCTGGCCTGTGCAAAGCCGCCCCTGGGCCCCATCCTGCGCGAGATGCTGGCTGCCGGGGCCAGCTTTGCCGAGCTACAAAAGCTGCAAAGCCGCTACCGCAGGCGCGAACTGGAACTGGCCCAGCTCCAGGAAGCAGCCAAAGCGCGGGCCTGGCGCAGCCTGCTGGTCAAGCGGCGGGCGCTGCCCGACTGGGCGACCCGGCCGGTCTGGATTTTCCCTGCCGATGTGCGACTGCGTGAGCTCGAGGGTCTGAACCCCACAATTGCCGAGGTGCTGGTGGAGCGGTACAGCCAGCCGGGAGAGTGGGTGGTAGACCCCATGGCCGGCAAGGGAACGGTGGTGCAAAAAGCCCTCGAGCTGGGCCGCCGGGCCTGGGGCAGCGACCTGAAGGGCGATAATGATCTGGTTAAGCGGCTCGACATTGCCGACCTGGTCGAAGCCCTGGGTGAAGAAGTGGCCGATTTGCTGGTACTGCACCCCCCCACCTTTGCCTGGTTTGCGCAGAACGTCTTTGACCCGAAAACGCACGAGCACCCCGAGAC includes the following:
- a CDS encoding site-specific DNA-methyltransferase; translation: MPKAYQVYQRVLEVGRDYLGRPKASDPETAATLLGLDQASFAAFTHRLGLGSAKHLRYTVLPLACAKPPLGPILREMLAAGASFAELQKLQSRYRRRELELAQLQEAAKARAWRSLLVKRRALPDWATRPVWIFPADVRLRELEGLNPTIAEVLVERYSQPGEWVVDPMAGKGTVVQKALELGRRAWGSDLKGDNDLVKRLDIADLVEALGEEVADLLVLHPPTFAWFAQNVFDPKTHEHPETDYANWLSGHLEHALPVLKPGGRLVLIVRPDHKPRGLIRQDGLLRWAFVAPVEYLLSEKDLEPVHYHLAVSEDGEEDWSIFVGKKPVLDD